From Aedes albopictus strain Foshan chromosome 1, AalbF5, whole genome shotgun sequence, one genomic window encodes:
- the LOC109427400 gene encoding nose resistant to fluoxetine protein 6 has protein sequence MWPTWLVPLALLSNGTLPVGKFHGQSGNSSSSGRELRNVEFSVDEVLLLNRYFVDFLAAIDDQAAADSADPQCALAMRQLATGYLARERLGLEWFDSWGKIPSGLYHQNTYALGNVDQCRDIAEIRMQHCTFLGAPPGNLELLVSGLCVPQLCNPDFVQLLYAAYLKTQSVTLVPMVEQELLCIRDEEIQYDGAVITAIVVSSIIGLCVVCSTLYEFVAETLKRDPKLLYSSFSLLGNLRSILHLVPRVKSAQQRSSMIECAHGIRSLSMIWIIIVHIHEFLLVALWKNSPTMWKYIRSFVPSVLHFTGYLAVDTFLVLSGMLVAMSMLRELDKKGKINPLMLYLHRYIRITAPYAAMILFVVSFAQYTGEGVLWKVHMNGFKQSCVTNWWAALLHIQNYVAPNEMCLTWTWYLSVDMQLYIIAPALIYPLWRFGKRVLIGIAGLAVLSMACVLGTFLYNEFRLSLFAPDVDYRRYALTYYSTHARMAVWLWGLIFGYILHKTKDTGVNLSKRNWTAGWVACFTLLGLIVFSSYQIYVTDVADFSYVIDAFYEPLSRSVFAVCVMWIILACVNGKGGLLDEFLGASIWQPISRLSFTMYLLHVLLLMMASVAPDKTGAYFSVINLFYWIWGTIGLTTSVTLLWSAIFELPFVTLSKLLLRS, from the exons ATGTGGCCCACCTGGCTTGTTCCGTTGGCTCTGCTCAGCAATGGGACGCTTCCGGTGGGAAAATTCCACGGCCAAAGTGGGAACAGCAGTAGTAGTGGTCGGGAACTGCGGAACGTGGAGTTTAGCGTTGACGAAGTGCTGTTGTTGAACCGGTATTTCGTTGACTTCTTGGCGGCAATCGACGACCAAGCTGCGGCGGACTCTGCCGATCCGCAATGTGCGCTGGCAATGCGGCAACTTGCGACGGGTTATCTGGCCCGAGAACGACTCGGATTGGAGT GGTTCGATTCGTGGGGAAAGATTCCTTCGGGTTTGTACCACCAGAATACCTACGCACTGGGCAACGTCGATCAGTGTCGGGACATCGCCGAAATTCGGATGCAGCACTGCACATTCCTAGGGGCGCCTCCAGGTAACCTGGAGCTATTGGTATCCGGATTGTGTGTTCCCCAACTGTGCAATCCGGATTTTGTGCAACTTCTGTACGCAGCTTACTTGAAAACGCAGAGTGTCACGTTGGTTCCGATGGTTGAGCAGGAACTGCTGtgcatcagagatgaagaaattCAGTATGACGGAGCGGTTATAACTGCCAT AGTGGTAAGCTCCATAATCGGCCTTTGTGTAGTCTGCAGTACATTGTACGAATTCGTCGCAGAGACACTGAAACGTGACCCCAAGCTGCTGTACAGTTCGTTTTCGTTACTGGGAAATCTGCGGAGTATTCTCCATTTGGTACCACGAGTCAAGAGCGCTCAACAGAGGTCCAGTATGATCGAGTGTGCGCATGGCATCCGATCGTTGTCCATGATCTGGATAATCATAGTCCACATTCATGAATTCTTGCTGGTCGCTCTATGGAAGAACAGCCCTACAATGTGGAAGTACATCAGGTCTTTTGTGCCTTCGGTTCTTCATTTCACCGGTTATTTAGCCGTCGACACGTTCTTGGTGCTCAGTGGAATGCTGGTTGCGATGAGCATGCTACGAGAGCTGGACAAGAAGGGAAAGATCAACCCATTGATGTTATACCTGCATCGATATATCCGAATTACAGCTCCGTACGCTGCCATGATTCTGTTTGTCGTATCATTCGCACAATACACGGGAGAAGGGGTACTATGGAAGGTCCACATGAACGGTTTCAAGCAGTCTTGCGTGACCAACTGGTGGGCAGCCCTTTTGCACATTCAGAACTACGTCGCTCCAAATGAAATG TGTTTGACGTGGACGTGGTACCTCTCCGTGGATATGCAGTTGTACATCATCGCTCCGGCCCTTATCTACCCGCTATGGCGATTCGGCAAGCGAGTGCTCATCGGAATCGCTGGCCTTGCGGTTCTATCGATGGCTTGTGTTCTGGGCACCTTCCTGTACAACGAATTCCGGCTGAGTCTATTCGCTCCGGATGTCGACTACCGGAGGTACGCTCTGACGTACTATTCGACGCACGCCCGCATGGCCGTTTGGCTGTGGGGTCTGATCTTCGGTTACATCCTGCATAAAACCAAGGACACCGGAGTGAATCTGTCGAAGCGCAATTGGACCGCAGGTTGGGTGGCTTGTTTCACTCTCCTTGGACTTATCGTTTTCTCAAGCTACCAGATCTACGTTACCGACGTGGCAGATTTCTCCTACGTGATTGATGCCTTCTACGAACCGTTGTCTCGGTCCGTATTCGCAGTCTGCGTGATGTGGATAATACTGGCCTGCGTGAACGGCAAAGGTggcttactggatgaatttctcggAGCGTCCATATGGCAGCCGATTTCTCGGTTATCGTTCACCATGTATCTCCTTCACGTCCTGCTGCTGATGATGGCCTCGGTGGCACCGGACAAAACGGGCGCCTATTTCAGTGTGATCAATCTGTTCTATTGGATCTGGGGAACGATAGGACTGACGACGAGTGTGACTCTGTTGTGGAGTGCCATATTTGAGCTTCCCTTTGTAACGCTTTCCAAGTTACTTCTTAGGAGTTAA